In Brachypodium distachyon strain Bd21 chromosome 5, Brachypodium_distachyon_v3.0, whole genome shotgun sequence, the genomic window TTGGCAATTGGTTTCTGAGGTAAGAGTGTTCCCTTTGCCATCCATGATTCCTTAGTGAAACCAACCCCATGGAACTCGAGAATTTTGACCATCTAGATCCGCCCCGCCCCTGAGGAGGAGATCTGGGGTCTTGGAACTCTTCATAGTAGATCTGGTAATTTAGCATTCTGCTAATAATTGTTCGGTGGCATTCAGCCGATCCATAGCTACTGCTACGGAGCACCAGAAGATGCTGCAACCCAGTTGTTATAGGATTAACTTTGTTCCATAATCCAATTCAAGTTTTGATTTGAGACGATAAATGGGTAGAtaaacatttttcttttacttaCTGTTTACTTTATTAAACGTAAAGGGAGGGAATCTGGTTAGATACTTATAAGCAGCTACCTTGTGATTgtcttatgtttttttttcttggtatgATTTATCCTGAAGTAATTTGTTTCTCTTATCAGCAGTTTTGAGCCAAGCACATGTCCAAGGCACGCAATGCTTTAGTTGCCACTGGCTTGTTGATCTTTGCTGGTTCAGGCCTGGCGTTTCCCTTCTTTTTCGTGTAAGTGAACTCTTTTCATCCTTTAATCTAGCACTGGTCAAGAAACTTGGGCAGAAGCATAGTGCATTGAACTTTCTTTCTGTAATCTTCatccatttattttattttccccAGCAAATCGAAGAACAAACCTATTATTGATTCGTCGAAGCCTCTGCCACCGCAGGCTACTTTCCGAGGACCGTATGTGAACACCGGATCACGCGACATAGGGCCTGATCCTACCGAGTACCCCAAGAAGTGATGTTCCCTCGTGTTATCTCTTATGGGCAGAAAACCATTGTAACCTGTAATGCTGATTTATTATTAGCGAGATAATCATCTTGTGATGTTGGGCAACGCATTGCAGTGGTAGATTAGTTCCTGGTATTCTGTGCAGAATGCTTCTATATATAGTCCTTCATGATTCCTCCCAGCATCAGTATTTACGATCTAAAGATCTCAGCTAATCTCTAGCGGCTCTAAAGTGTTCTTTGCTTGGAGAATCCACATGGAATTGAGGTGGAAGATGCATGAGCGTCGACCGTACCACCGCTGTAAAGACTATATTAGCTTTGAATAATGTTGGGGCACATGCTGACGTTGTTCTGATTGGCTTAACTTTGAGCAACTGATGAACTTAATTGGAGACCTGTTTCATTGCAACTTTGAACTGTGCAACTGCTTGTTAGAGCTAGCTGAAGAATCTataaaggaaagaaaatggtTTAAATGGCAGAGGCTAATGTCAGAAAGAATGGCTTGTAACTTGCACGAGTAACTCACACTTGCTCTGTCCACTAAAATTCAAAAGGTTAAAATGGGAGGCAAGCATAAGAACAGTAGCAAGATACTTCTAGTGTAAAACTTTGATTTTgccatattttttgcacaaaaaCATACATATATCTCTTTTTAACCTAAAATAAACACCCACCCCTGGCTAGTGGCTACTATATTAAATAATCTAAACTCAAATAAATTAGGAGACCTGGGTTCAAATCAAAGACGGCCCCGTTCTCCTTTCCTTTGGCAAGGCAACACAAAACTGGTGCCTTTCCTTGGTCTGGAGGTAAACCGACACCGAGTCACCCACCGCCCCTCCCGAATTCCTCCATTCACATCGCCTCTCCGGCAACCAGCAGAGAGCTTCCTTCCTCGTCCTTTCCGCCTGCCCAGCCACGACCACGAACCCGCTCTCCCCTCctccgcgtcgccgccgccgccatcgttgTTCTAAAGGTGAGTCTTGTTgcatctcttcttcctttctttctttcattgCTGTGAGCAAACCGGATCCGGGAACCGTCTCTCCTACTTGGACCGCAATTAGGCTATCTGTCTGCGGGTTAGATCTCATATTTGACCCCAATTAGGCTATCCAGTCAGCGAATCCGCCCGCGGCACCCCTGTCGTTGCCTGCTCGATCAGCTTTGTTCTGCTGCAGCCTAGCGGGACGAGCGATTTGGGTATTCATTCCTTCCTTTTAATTCCCCCTCTTTGTTAGGGATTGGGTATTCTTAGGTTCCAAATCTTCTGCCAACCCACAAGCTGTCATCTTCTTTGTGGTACCATCAGATGCGAATTTCCAGACATCATCAGCTCTTCTAGGCGATTCCCTTTGATATGAACACGCAAATTGTATAATGGATTTCACAGATTCACCACAGTAGTATTCTTTCGCCGATTTGTGTTGGCCAGTTCAGCCCTATTTATAAAACTCCTCAAGGAGACAAGGATTCCATGCCGGGGTGGGGATTTCAATTGATCTAAGATATCATCATATCAGATACTCAGTGGACAGGCAGGAAGAAATTTACAAAGCACCTAGTTTGAGTACAAGTTTAATTTAGCATGATGGTTCTGAGTTTGTATTTTAGAGCCGATGATAACCTGTGAAGTTTCTATTGTTTACCGCCACATTGTAGAATTATTAACATGCCAAATTGAAATATTTTATGATGCTTGCTGTTCAAAATTGATCCTGGAATCAGTTCGATGATATGCATTGCGGTTAAGAAAATGAACACCAGCCTAGCAGTATAGCATGTCATGCCCTTGTTGTATTGCATGTTATGTTCACAGTTCGTTTCAGTTAATTTTCTGTGACCGCCCCTCACGCAACTATCATTATCATTTTGGCATAGCATTAATTTTAACCGAGCTTCTGTGTTGCAGCCATGTATGATAGCTACAGGAATCCAAATCCTCCTGGGATGCAGATGCCCCCAACAAATCCTCAGCCTGGCCAGTTTGACAATCCATTTTATGGTGCAAGCTCGGGTTTAATTAAAACTGGATTAGGAGCATATGGGGAGAAGTTCCTCGGTTCCAGTTCAGAATTCATGCAAAGCAACGTAAGGAGCCTCCCCTAAGAACTTTGATCACGGTTGTTCCAATTGCTCACATATTATCTCTAAATTATGGGCTCTGATCTTGCAGATCAGTAGATACTTCTCCAACCCACAGTATTACTTCCATGTGAATGATCAATATGTCAGGAACAAGTTGAAAGTCATactgtttccttttcttcacAGGGTATATTGTCTCTCTCAACAACACTGCATATAAATTTGGTTCTCCTGTGAAATAAAGCAGTATCTGCAATACCTTTTCAGGGGCACTGGACTCGGATAAGTGAGCCTGTGGGTGGCCGATTGTCCTACAAACCTCCGATCTATGACATAAATGCGCCAGATCTGTACATCCCTTTCATGGCATTTGGCACCTTCATTATTCTCGCAGGCTTTACATTAGGCTTCATGGGAaagtgagtttttttttgttgactgTCAAACAGTAACAGTTGAAACCCAGTGTTCCTGATGCACTTGATCTGTCCATGCAGGTTCACTCCAGAAGCTATAAATCTTCAGTTTACAAGAGGGCTAATCGGATGGGGCTTACAGATAGTGTTCCTGAAAGGGCTGCTCTACTCGATGGGTGGAGGCGAGGTTCCACTCCTTGACCTAGTAGCTTACGGCGGATATCTATTTGCTGGGGTTTCCCTTGCTATTGTTGCGAGGCTCCTCTGGGCGTACTCGTACTACATTATGATGCCATGGATGAGCCTGTGCATGGGGGTGTTTCTGGTGAGGACGATGAAGAGGGTGCTCTTCACAGAGATGAGGGGGAGCGAGAGGCACTCGACGCGGCAGCACTATTTCCTACTCTTCATGGCAATTGCACAGTTTCCCCTCTTCTTCTGGCTTGGTAGCATAGGTGCATGAGATAgttttctttctgtttgtaATTTGGCATCTGTTACTATAAAATTTTACCTGTGATGCTTCCAATAGCTTGTGCAGGTTCTGGGCATCACATATATTTTATTGACAGGGTTTGATTGGTTATGTAAAGCTAATGAATTTTGCCTTTAGTCACTCACTCATAATAGGTATATACATGTATGTTTTCATGGATTTTACCATAATTCAAATACTACATGTACTGGACTAATTTTGTTGGAACGTTAGTGTTGGTTACATAAAGTTAATGAACTTTACCTTTAGTCACTCACTCAATGGTGTAGGCATATTTCATTAACACAAGCATTtgacaaaaaattatatataatTTAAATGGTATATGATCATAATTATTTGTAAGTTGTTTTCCAAATGGATAAACCACGCATCAATGAGTTAAGCCTTCTCGTAATGATTTAAGCTGCCATTTATAGAAATATTAACATAATTCTGAGTTGCTAATTATGGAGGAAATCAAGCCCTGGACATTTCAGACAAATTAAAAGAATCATGATATTGCTAGCAACATAATGATTCTCAAAGTACAAATACAAAGTAAAATATCAACCAAATTTACTCCCAGGTTTCACTCAAGGCACAACAACAGGATTTCACAGTATGCAGATGCACGTTCGGACATCCATTTGTCAAAATGTAGAAACTTAAAAGAGGACGCGATATCAAGAGTGCAAAGGCATGATGAAGTGAACAGTGCAAGAAACTTTGGCATCTCAAAAGCCAGCAAGGCACTCAATGTTGGCCACAAGCAAATCCCTGTAAAACTTCATATTATTACACTAGATATATCATTTTCTGTCATTGTCACAATCATATTGCCATGGCCATCTTCTTGGTTATAACTCCAGTGACCTGTGATGACTCATCAGAAGTTGTATCATTGAAGACGACCACAAACAAACCCATCGGCCCAGGGGATCATCATCTGCCAGAACAAAGCCTTAATTAGCAACATAATATACGATATTTGATCACTCCTGGATCGACAGGAGCTGATGGACATTGCTGACTTCTTGTCATTATACACATATAATCTTAATCATTATCAGTGTGAAGCATTATAACGAAAACGTAAGAAACAACATATCTATCATGTCGCTTTTTTTCTACATAACATATTAAGGACCTAGGTGAAACATTCCCAGAGAGAACACTTGAAAACAAACTAAATGGTGAGATGTAAAGATGTCAAGACAGTTGTCATATGAAAGAACAATCTAACTGCTGCATATAAGTTTAGTATCTGATACTAAAAATTACACTGTAAACACGAATGAAACAGCAGACATATAAGATAATAATTGGGAATCATATAGTGCAAAAGAAAGTAGGCATATCACCGGTGTGAACTATATCATCCACCATTTTTAGTCAGACTAACCACTTGCATGATAAAATATGGCTAGGCATGCCCAAGTTATGTACAATTGGACTGATTACTATTGTAACAGTATGCAGAAGAGTAGAAGCCTTAGTTTACTATACAAGCTTTCGGAAAAACTAAACATAAATGATTATCTCCGCGGAGATAAACAACTGTGGTTTCATCCAAATCACCGAATACAAGATGCAGATGTATGGATTATGATTTCCCACAGAAGAAATATATTTTATCAATATCCAAGCACATCCAATCACTAACCAAGCAACCAAGATTTGAACAGAGTTATAGAGATGAACAGTTGAATATGACGCACGATTATTTGAATATGTCATCTGTTGATCTAGGTCTTTGTTGGTGTGAATATCTGTACTGAAGTAGCAACAAGATACTATATCAACATCGTACCAAGTTCATTCcaaatttagtaaaaaaaGTGATTAGTGTGAATATTTGTTAGTTAGTCATTATTTCTTAATTCATATTGAAAGCAAAGCGATACCTGAACCCAACCGAATTTTGCTCTAACTGAATGCAAATTTGCTGTATATTGCTATGCAATAATGAACATGACCTGTCAGCATCTCTAGTGGGCAATCATACCCATAGAACATGTACAGACACACAAATGCAGATACAAGTCAAACAACCTACTGTACTTCAGTTCCAAAACATATTGCATCTCAAATCCTAAGTAGTCCATCGGAATTTTACAAATAGACAATAAACATAACTCCAACCAAAACAGCTATGGTATTATGGACCATCAGATAATAAGTTTAGAGCTAAATTTTTTAGTAAAGGCAATCAGATACTTGCAGTAACTAATTAGGGAATAAATTAAGTAAGAACTACCCAGCAGTTCTTGTGCTGCTTTGTCAGGAAGAAACACCAGAGTCTTCAGTCCATATACAATTGAGATATAACAGAGAGAGTGCCTTACTGCAGAAATGAAATTGAGTGAAAAGAAACAATAGCTTTTTATACCTCACTGCTGAGCGAGAACGCCATTTAAGACAGTTGAGGTGCAATTTGTCTTTGCGCCACAAAATTACAAGGCCAACCAGGGCAGCCGCAACCACCACAGACCAGAGAGCATTTGTTTCCTTAGCTTGATCATACAAGCATGACATATGCTTTTTCAACCAGCATTGGCAAGGGGGACCAGAGTCTCGGCTCTTGCTGTCTGAAGGCTTGTCAGATTTGTCACCATCATCATTGTCATCATCATGAACAACAGAACCATGCCTGTCATCTTCAGCGTGGAATGAGCCCTGCTCAGCTATATCGCCCTTCAACTCTGCCTCGTCAACCGAGAGGTTTTTCCCCTCATCGTAGTACTGGATTCTCTCAGATCCAACATCATAGCTCCTGCCCACATTCTTAAAGCTATCATCTTCCACGCTGGTACTCTCTTCCTGGACATCCTTCTCAGGAGCGATCTCCTTGATGGCGGTTTCTATTGGCAGATTTTCATGCTCACTTGGGGGAAACACAAAGTGGTCAGACATGAGCAGCGCATTGGATGAACCTCGCCCGTCCTTGCTTGTATCAAGGCCTTTGCTCTCTGCTGCAGGACCGCCTTCCGTTCCACCAGGCCCTGGCGCTGCGGCGTAGGCAGATGCTGTCAGAGTCACCACTTCCCAATCCGCACCTCGGGAGGTGGCTCCCTCCGCCACGTCTTTCTCGTTATCAGACATACCCACAAACCTGACCATGTAATAACAGAAGCAGTTTCAGCATACCGGACTCCAGAGAATTGAATTGATGCTATCATATGAAAAACATCAGATAATCAGTTACATTAACAGCATACATGACTACAGCTGTCCAACGAAGAAAAAGACCTAATCAGGAACTGACTCATTCGTGTATGAAGAATTGAACGGCGCCATACTTGTGCCATAGTGATTTTTAATTAGCACTAGAACACGACTAAATCTTATCAccacatccatccatccaaatCTAGGCAAGATAAGCAAAACAAGGGCGCGTCTGATCACTAAGCTCCTCCCTAAGACCCCCGGAAACCAAGGTGCGGCTCGCAATCTAGACTAGACTCGCATGGATCTCGCGTCCGCGCGTGCTCTGGGCCGGTGTACGGGAAGGGATGAACATGAGCAAGCGGAAATCTCGCCATTAGACTAGACCAAGAACGGGCGCGTCTAGGCATACACACATACCTAAAACAAAGTCCTCGATCGATCTGGAATCGCTTGGAGAAAGACGGATTCACAGCCGCGGCGGAAAACCAGGTGGGGGATTGACAGATTCGATCGGAGCGGGCGAGGCAGGACAGGAGGGCTTTACCGAGAAGGACGCGAAGATCTCCGCTCGATCCAGTCGAGTCTCCGGTGGCCGGAGGTTTGGGATGgcgtgcagcggcggcggcggtggtggtggagaggaTGAGATCAATCAAACCACCATCGGtaccagaagaagaagagagattggtagggaaggaaggaagccAACCTGCGGAGACACTGACGAGGCGGGCCCACGGGTCCATGGACTTGGCTCAGGAGGCGGTTATCGGGCGCGCCCCAGTCCCACATGTCAGTTGGAATCTTTTTATTACGGTTTCGGCATGTTACCCATTATCTCCCGTCGTGGTCTGT contains:
- the LOC100820859 gene encoding uncharacterized protein LOC100820859, which codes for MSKARNALVATGLLIFAGSGLAFPFFFVKSKNKPIIDSSKPLPPQATFRGPYVNTGSRDIGPDPTEYPKK
- the LOC100825367 gene encoding ATG8-interacting protein 1, yielding MSDNEKDVAEGATSRGADWEVVTLTASAYAAAPGPGGTEGGPAAESKGLDTSKDGRGSSNALLMSDHFVFPPSEHENLPIETAIKEIAPEKDVQEESTSVEDDSFKNVGRSYDVGSERIQYYDEGKNLSVDEAELKGDIAEQGSFHAEDDRHGSVVHDDDNDDGDKSDKPSDSKSRDSGPPCQCWLKKHMSCLYDQAKETNALWSVVVAAALVGLVILWRKDKLHLNCLKWRSRSAVR
- the LOC100822293 gene encoding protein YIF1B, which gives rise to MYDSYRNPNPPGMQMPPTNPQPGQFDNPFYGASSGLIKTGLGAYGEKFLGSSSEFMQSNISRYFSNPQYYFHVNDQYVRNKLKVILFPFLHRGHWTRISEPVGGRLSYKPPIYDINAPDLYIPFMAFGTFIILAGFTLGFMGKFTPEAINLQFTRGLIGWGLQIVFLKGLLYSMGGGEVPLLDLVAYGGYLFAGVSLAIVARLLWAYSYYIMMPWMSLCMGVFLVRTMKRVLFTEMRGSERHSTRQHYFLLFMAIAQFPLFFWLGSIGA